A region of Lycium barbarum isolate Lr01 chromosome 1, ASM1917538v2, whole genome shotgun sequence DNA encodes the following proteins:
- the LOC132613348 gene encoding uncharacterized protein LOC132613348, whose translation MHARKDPTFCEYLLRIGDGREEVNEHDKIEVPKSFLIPFTNEKDSLNILFKTIYPNLEMLMSDTSSVTSRVILTTKNDFVNEINQMFIDEFPTTAVTFIGIDETIEPKYQSQFEDFLHTLNPTGLLPYKLVLKQNCPVILLRNLNPSEGLCNGTRLISSDFKTHIISAKIASGDFKDILTIVVRCFPPRFVAKVQKRLQELILIDTE comes from the exons ATGCATGCACGCAAAGATCCTACATTTTGTGAGTATTTACTAAGAATTGGAGATGGAAGAGAAGAAGTTAATGAACATGATAAAATCGAGGTTCCAAAATCATTTCTTATTCCTTTTACGAATGAGAAAGATTCATTAAATATTTTATTCAAAACTATTTATCCCAATCTAGAGATGCTCATGTCTGATACATCCTCTGTAACATCACGTGTTATCTTAACGACCAAAAATGATTTCGTAAACGAAATTAATCAGATGTTCATAGATGAATTTCCCACAACTGCTGTGACATTCATTGGAATTGATGAAACTATAGAGCCAAAATATCAAAGCCAATTTGAAGATTTCCTCCATACTTTGAATCCTACTGGTTTGCTTCCTTATAAGTTAGTTCTAAAGCAAAATTGTCCAGTTATACTACTACGCAATTTAAATCCTTCTGAAGGTTTATGCAATGGTACACGCTTAATTTCTTCTGATTTCAAAACTCATATTATTAGTGCTAAAATTGCAAGTGGTGACTTTAAAG ATATACTCACAATTGTTGTCCGCTGCTTTCCGCCAAGATTTGTTGCAAAAGTCCAGAAAAGATTGCAAGAACTCATTCTCATCGATACTGAGTAA
- the LOC132613355 gene encoding uncharacterized protein LOC132613355, giving the protein MGRNINEFKLTSENITSFTSSRIMQEARDTHLERNIIVIEEDLLLYKKLNKEQEQASITILNKIFSNEPGAFFIDVPGGTGKPFLYRALLATVRSKGFIALATTTSGVAASVLPGGRTAHSRFKLPIDVGKNYCCNISKQSSLAFLIQDAKLIVWDEVSMARKKLVETFDSLLRDLMGINTLFGGKFVVFGGDFR; this is encoded by the coding sequence ATGGGACGAAATATCAATGAATTTAAACTCACATCAGAAAATATTACATCTTTTACATCTTCTAGAATAATGCAAGAGGCTAGAGACACCCATTTAGAAAGAAATATAATTGTAATTGAAGAAGATTTATTACTATAtaaaaaactaaataaagaacAAGAACAAGCGTCCATCACCATACTTAATAAAATATTCTCAAATGAACCAGGAGCATTCTTTATTGATGTGCCTGGAGGaacgggaaaaccattcttaTACCGCGCTTTATTAGCTACTGTACGATCAAAGGGATTTATAGCTTTAGCCACAACAACTTCTGGTGTTGCAGCTTCAGTGCTCCCTGGAGGACGAACTGCTCACTCACGTTTTAAACTTCCTATTGATGTAGGTAAAAATTACTGTTGCAATATAAGTAAACAGAGTTCACTTGCATTTTTAATTCAAGATGCAAAACTGATAGTATGGGATGAAGTATCAATGGCTAGGAAAAAACTTGTTGAGACTTTTGATTCACTCTTGAGAGATCTTATGGGTATAAATACACTATTTGGTGGAAAATTCGTAGTTTTTGGAGGCGATTTTAGATAG
- the LOC132636913 gene encoding uncharacterized protein LOC132636913 — MFAFISLGVKYDKELAQRTQGIYTFKVEGQMYHFLNSLTTTDNNARNLQLYFYDNENDIVNGMAFSENLNRSVIAKLVDILKINPYSVFLKSLTHIPDLSNFYIALKCDSALDQRTYNLPSVSEVAAIWTDEELDNPASTPHIRVYTHSNTNQLVHYYYGCYDVLQYPLLFPYGENGWHCGIQRVIQKANFPRNSSSCKHQNIPSVSNMSSIDGLLDIEQEILQKKRQKKNTVSCREYYCYKLQIRDDEENDTLHFGRVFQQFSVDQYIKVETQRLNFLLFNQYLFRIEVLAGLIDLLRLGEREASNIGRKTFLPASFTGGPRDMRRRYMDAIALVQHFGKLDIFLTMTCNPSWPEIEDFLLPTDEIQNRPDLINRVFKAKLEELKSDIVKKSIFGKVAAFMYSIEFQKRGLPHAHFLVILENEYKLLTPEAYDRIVCAELPNPDTNQYLHSLVIKHMMHGPCGTLNPTNSCMKKKGYCKFKYSKSYANGTSKGQNSYPIYRRRDTGKFVKIRAQ; from the coding sequence ATGTTTGCATTCATTTCACTTGGAGTAAAGTACGATAAGGAATTGGCACAAAGAACTCAAGGTATCTACACATTTAAAGTTGAAGGACAAATGTATCATTTTCTCAATAGCCTCACTACTACAGATAACAATGCAAGAAATTTACAACTTTATTTTTATGATAATGAGAATGATATAGTTAATGGAATGGCCTTTTCAGAAAACCTCAATAGATCTGTTATTGCGAAATTAGTCGATATTCTAAAAATTAATCCATACTCCGTTTTTCTAAAATCTCTAACACATATTCCAGACTTATCCAACTTCTACATCGCACTTAAATGTGATTCTGCTTTGGACCAACGGACATACAACTTACCCAGTGTTTCAGAAGTTGCAGCTATATGGACTGATGAAGAATTAGACAATCCTGCTTCTACACCACATATTCGTGTTTACACACATAGCAACACTAACCAACTAGTTCACTATTACTATGGTTGTTACGATGTATTACAGTATCCTTTGTTGTTTCCCTATGGTGAAAACGGTTGGCATTGTGGTATTCAAAGAGTTATACAAAAAGCAAACTTCCCTAGAAATTCTTCTTCTTGCAAACATCAGAACATTCCAAGTGTATCCAACATGTCTTCAATTGATGGACTTCTTGATATTGAACAAGAAATTTTGCAGAAAAAAAGACAGAAAAAGAACACTGTATCTTGTCGTGAATATTACTGTTACAAACTTCAAATTAGAGATGATGAAGAAAATGATACTTTACATTTTGGGAGAGTATTCCAACAATTTTCTGTAGATCAATACATAAAAGTGGAAACACAAAGATTAAacttcttgttattcaatcaatATTTATTTCGAATTGAAGTATTAGCAGGACTTATTGATCTTTTAAGACTAGGAGAAAGAGAAGCTTCAAATATTGGCAGAAAAACATTCCTTCCTGCTAGCTTTACTGGGGGTCCTAGAGATATGCGACGTCGATACATGGATGCCATTGCATTAGTACAACACTTTGGAAAACTCGATATCTTTCTGACCATGACATGTAATCCTTCATGGCCAGAAATAGAAGATTTCTTACTACCAACTGATGAAATACAAAATAGACCTGATTTAATTAACCGAGTATTTAAAGCAAAACTAGAAGAACTAAAATCTGATATAGTTAAAAAAAGTATATTCGGAAAAGTTGCTGCTTTTATGTACTCTATAGAATTTCAAAAAAGAGGTCTTCCTCATGCACATTTCCTTGTTATACTTGAAAATGAGTATAAATTATTGACACCTGAGGCTTATGATAGAATTGTTTGTGCCGAACTACCAAATCCCGATACAAATCAATATTTACATTCTTTGGTTATTAAGCATATGATGCATGGACCTTGTGGAACTTTAAATCCTACAAATTCGTGCATGAAGAAAAAGGGATATTGTAAATTTAAATACTCCAAAAGTTATGCCAATGGAACATCTAAAGGTCAGAATTCATATCCAATATATAGGAGACGAGATACTGGAAAATTTGTAAAAATTAGAGCCCAATAA